The following are from one region of the Veillonella nakazawae genome:
- a CDS encoding helix-turn-helix domain-containing protein, with amino-acid sequence MYIGDFIKEYREANGVSIEDFATKAGLTVTEIEALENNLQEDGTVIPVAMRQIKGIAAAMSVPMPVVMAQIPSDQELVVHVVAESDQPHAK; translated from the coding sequence ATGTATATCGGAGATTTCATTAAAGAATATCGGGAAGCGAATGGTGTATCCATTGAAGACTTTGCCACAAAAGCAGGCTTAACAGTTACAGAAATTGAAGCCTTAGAAAATAACTTACAAGAAGATGGTACTGTAATACCAGTTGCGATGCGACAAATCAAAGGTATCGCCGCAGCTATGAGTGTACCAATGCCTGTAGTTATGGCTCAGATTCCTTCCGATCAAGAATTAGTTGTCCATGTAGTAGCTGAGTCTGATCAGCCCCATGCAAAGTAA
- the mfd gene encoding transcription-repair coupling factor, with amino-acid sequence MDNTLTKLLSQNPSFVDGLNAFQRKGKSVIYGLSGSQKSFLLNQAFATGLTKPVVIVVHDKDHKEMWERDLAFFWPNIPVLSFPITDNVEFTTTARSLEDQGAQMRALALLAWQEPAVVIANAEEVTQYVVSPQYLKGQSLHFSLNDTIERDTALEQLVTIGYERVDQVEQRGHFAVRGDILDIYPVNSEHPIRIEFFGDEIDTLRFFSVENQRSIEQIDSYTVTPFFLGKSDADCTLLSFVKEGTLIYDEPGRIQEALKKFLKEDPTHRKNHCDWSELQRTVEATNQVAFTFMQQRSIGLPGFNPIGIQGKTMTSFERQIPLLTDEIKQWHRLNHQVVLVLNNQQRREGIERALEGEGIAFVHSEEWIAKPNTVVILQGLLTDGFELPNSHLVVVVEGNIYGQQKRKLRNKPKKGQEINYFTDLTPGDYVVHSMHGIGKYIGLKTIETEGIHRDYIEIAYAGTDKLFLPANNLDQLQKYIGNEGDVPRIHKMGGRDWAKVVTKAKKSIDDLADKLVEIYAQREITEGFAFLPDQPWQQEFEDAFPYEETEDQLQATAEIKASMEKPVPMDRLLAGDVGFGKTEVAMRAIFKAVMSGKQVAVLVPTTVLAQQHFQTFWNRFAPFGVKVDVLNRFRSTSEKKQVLKGVEDGSIDVLIGTHSLLNKKVVFKDLGMLVVDEEQRFGVAQKEKWKEWASNIDVLTLSATPIPRTLHMSLVGVREMSVINTPPEERLPVQTYVVEYDMNIVADAIKRELARGGQVYFVYNRVASINHMGELLEAALPGLRYAIAHGQMTGRQIEEIMTDFYEGHYDVLLSTSIIETGLDIPNANTIIIYDADRLGLSQLYQMRGRVGRSRRRAYAYFMYRPDKMLSEAAEKRLKAIEEFTELGAGFKLAMRDLEIRGAGNLLGSQQHGNIASVGFGMYVSMLEEAIAKAQNKEVEREVSIDPAIDLEVDAFIDDAYIKDSARKISVYQRLLHIKSKEQLDDMTDELIDRFGTPTDPVDRLLRIAQIKEQARLLGIKSIVRRDQQLTIHWHDDSKMADWDMGAVREDLWKKMKFADTKPATLYVSLKGMKGSILTITEAVMKALSQKSSSKEGL; translated from the coding sequence ATGGATAATACATTAACTAAGCTGCTTTCACAGAACCCATCCTTTGTGGATGGGCTAAACGCATTTCAGCGGAAAGGAAAGTCAGTCATATATGGTCTAAGTGGATCTCAAAAGAGTTTCCTCTTAAACCAAGCTTTTGCTACAGGCCTTACAAAGCCCGTAGTTATCGTAGTCCATGATAAGGACCATAAAGAGATGTGGGAACGAGATTTAGCCTTTTTCTGGCCTAATATCCCAGTCCTATCATTTCCTATAACTGACAATGTGGAGTTTACAACGACTGCTCGTAGCCTTGAAGATCAAGGTGCACAAATGCGTGCTTTAGCATTGCTAGCATGGCAAGAACCTGCCGTAGTTATAGCGAATGCAGAAGAGGTTACACAATATGTAGTATCTCCACAATATTTAAAAGGCCAGTCGTTACATTTTTCTTTGAATGATACGATTGAACGCGATACAGCTCTTGAACAGCTTGTTACAATTGGATATGAACGTGTAGACCAGGTGGAACAACGTGGTCATTTTGCCGTGCGTGGGGATATTCTAGATATTTATCCTGTTAATAGTGAACATCCAATACGAATTGAGTTCTTTGGCGATGAAATCGATACATTGCGGTTCTTCTCTGTTGAGAACCAACGTTCTATTGAACAAATTGATTCGTATACGGTGACACCGTTCTTCCTTGGTAAAAGTGATGCAGATTGTACCTTATTATCCTTTGTGAAAGAAGGGACTCTCATTTATGATGAGCCCGGTCGTATCCAGGAAGCATTAAAGAAGTTCCTTAAGGAAGATCCTACACATCGTAAAAATCATTGCGACTGGAGTGAATTACAACGTACTGTAGAGGCTACAAATCAAGTAGCTTTCACATTTATGCAACAACGCTCTATCGGTTTACCTGGATTTAATCCAATCGGTATTCAAGGTAAAACGATGACGAGCTTTGAACGTCAAATTCCACTCCTAACAGATGAAATTAAGCAATGGCATCGCCTCAATCATCAAGTTGTATTGGTATTAAATAACCAACAACGACGAGAAGGTATTGAACGAGCTCTTGAAGGTGAAGGAATTGCCTTTGTTCATAGTGAGGAATGGATTGCAAAACCTAATACGGTCGTTATTTTGCAAGGTTTATTGACCGATGGTTTTGAATTACCTAATAGCCATCTCGTAGTTGTTGTAGAAGGCAATATTTACGGACAACAAAAACGTAAGCTTCGCAACAAGCCTAAAAAGGGCCAAGAAATCAACTACTTTACGGACTTAACACCAGGTGACTATGTAGTTCATAGCATGCATGGTATTGGTAAGTATATTGGCCTTAAAACGATAGAAACGGAAGGCATTCATCGCGACTATATTGAAATCGCTTATGCGGGAACGGATAAACTGTTCTTACCTGCAAACAATTTAGATCAGTTACAAAAATACATCGGTAATGAAGGTGATGTGCCTCGTATTCATAAGATGGGTGGTCGTGACTGGGCTAAGGTTGTTACAAAGGCAAAAAAATCCATTGATGATTTGGCAGATAAGCTCGTTGAGATCTATGCACAACGAGAAATTACAGAAGGCTTTGCATTTTTGCCAGATCAACCATGGCAGCAAGAGTTTGAAGATGCCTTCCCTTATGAAGAAACGGAAGACCAATTACAGGCTACAGCAGAAATCAAGGCATCCATGGAAAAACCTGTTCCTATGGATCGCTTGCTGGCAGGTGATGTAGGCTTTGGTAAAACCGAAGTGGCTATGCGTGCCATCTTTAAGGCCGTTATGAGTGGCAAACAGGTTGCGGTGCTCGTACCGACTACAGTTCTTGCACAGCAACATTTCCAAACCTTCTGGAATCGTTTTGCTCCATTTGGAGTCAAAGTCGATGTGCTCAATCGTTTCCGCAGTACATCTGAGAAGAAACAAGTTCTAAAAGGTGTAGAGGATGGCTCTATCGATGTTCTCATCGGAACCCATTCACTACTTAATAAAAAAGTAGTCTTTAAAGACTTAGGCATGCTTGTTGTTGATGAAGAACAACGCTTTGGGGTAGCACAAAAGGAAAAATGGAAAGAGTGGGCTAGTAATATTGACGTGCTCACCTTGAGTGCAACCCCAATTCCTCGGACCTTACATATGTCTCTTGTAGGTGTTCGGGAGATGTCTGTTATCAACACGCCACCAGAGGAACGATTGCCGGTTCAGACCTATGTGGTGGAATATGATATGAACATCGTTGCTGATGCCATCAAGCGAGAATTGGCACGGGGCGGACAAGTTTACTTCGTATATAACCGCGTTGCATCAATTAATCATATGGGTGAGTTATTAGAAGCAGCATTACCTGGTTTACGCTATGCTATTGCTCATGGTCAGATGACGGGCCGTCAAATTGAAGAAATTATGACGGATTTCTATGAAGGCCATTATGATGTATTATTGTCTACCAGTATCATTGAAACCGGCTTAGATATTCCTAATGCCAATACCATCATCATTTATGATGCGGACCGCTTAGGTTTATCTCAGCTATATCAAATGCGTGGCCGTGTAGGGCGTTCTCGTAGACGGGCTTATGCATACTTTATGTATCGTCCTGATAAAATGCTCTCTGAAGCGGCAGAAAAGCGCTTAAAAGCTATTGAAGAGTTCACAGAGCTCGGTGCTGGCTTTAAATTGGCGATGCGCGACTTAGAAATTCGCGGCGCTGGCAATTTATTAGGCTCGCAGCAACATGGTAACATCGCATCCGTCGGCTTTGGTATGTACGTAAGTATGTTAGAAGAAGCCATTGCGAAGGCTCAAAATAAAGAAGTTGAACGGGAAGTATCCATCGATCCAGCTATCGACTTAGAGGTAGATGCCTTTATCGACGATGCGTATATCAAGGATAGCGCTCGTAAGATCTCCGTATATCAACGGTTGTTACATATTAAATCCAAAGAACAGCTTGATGATATGACCGATGAACTCATCGACCGGTTCGGTACTCCAACAGATCCAGTAGACCGATTATTGCGCATTGCCCAAATTAAAGAGCAAGCACGTTTACTTGGCATTAAAAGTATCGTCCGTAGAGATCAACAGCTTACTATCCATTGGCATGATGATTCTAAGATGGCCGACTGGGATATGGGGGCTGTACGAGAAGATCTATGGAAGAAGATGAAATTTGCAGACACCAAGCCAGCCACATTATATGTGAGCCTTAAAGGCATGAAAGGTTCTATTTTGACCATTACGGAAGCGGTGATGAAGGCTCTTAGCCAGAAATCATCGTCTAAGGAGGGCCTATGA
- a CDS encoding putative polysaccharide biosynthesis protein — MNRFLKGAMILTLAGIIVKVIGAFSKVLIARVLGGEGIGLYMMAYPIYQIIVSISAAGIPVAISIMIAEKLANDDMRGVQQVFSVSLKVLTLLGLVFSVALYGSAQWLIDSHIITDPRALLAIQLLSPAIFIVTILSCFRGYFQGFQYMVPTGTSQVFEQIFRVSSMVGLAYYFIDRGLHLAAGGATFATFPGVLAGLLVLIYFYYRQRRVRAQMLAQQNPNAVGESNSSVVKRLFSLAIPVSMANIMLPMVSLIDTFIVPKRLMDIGYYLNEATTQFGYLTGMATSLIGLPIILTTSLAASLVPAVSEAHAQGDVHRIVQRAGTAIKIANIFTIPACIGLCVLATPISKLIYATPHAGPVIAVISLSIIFLGWQQITAGILQGLGRTVIPMIAIFIGLLAKTFLDYELTGTIELGINGAAWATNLNFAIAALINYIFVKKYVGSVLNKLELLKIVVSAMAMGGATQVVYVTTVELFGNGGAVAAAIIVAVFVYGLSLWLTKAVVKADMYHFPVIGKRLQARRDKEEAKLYEEQY, encoded by the coding sequence ATGAATCGATTTTTAAAGGGTGCTATGATTTTAACCTTAGCTGGGATTATCGTTAAAGTTATCGGTGCTTTCAGTAAAGTCCTTATTGCCCGTGTTCTCGGTGGTGAAGGGATTGGCCTATATATGATGGCCTATCCGATTTATCAAATTATCGTTAGTATTTCCGCTGCAGGCATTCCTGTGGCCATATCTATTATGATTGCGGAAAAGCTAGCTAATGATGATATGCGTGGCGTACAACAAGTGTTTTCCGTATCTTTAAAAGTGTTAACGCTGTTAGGCCTTGTATTTAGTGTTGCTTTATATGGTAGTGCACAGTGGCTCATAGATTCTCATATTATTACAGATCCTCGTGCATTGCTCGCCATTCAGCTATTATCTCCAGCAATCTTTATCGTTACGATTTTGAGTTGTTTTAGAGGTTATTTCCAAGGCTTCCAATACATGGTTCCTACTGGGACTAGCCAAGTCTTTGAACAAATCTTCCGCGTATCCTCTATGGTGGGCTTAGCCTATTACTTCATTGATAGAGGGTTACACTTAGCGGCTGGTGGTGCAACCTTTGCTACATTCCCTGGCGTATTAGCGGGATTACTCGTATTAATTTACTTTTACTATCGTCAACGTCGTGTACGGGCGCAAATGTTGGCACAGCAGAATCCGAATGCTGTTGGTGAAAGTAATAGTTCTGTAGTCAAACGACTATTTAGTTTGGCCATACCTGTTTCGATGGCCAATATTATGCTACCTATGGTATCCCTTATCGATACATTTATCGTGCCAAAACGTTTGATGGATATTGGGTATTATCTCAATGAAGCGACCACACAATTTGGTTATCTTACAGGGATGGCCACATCGTTGATTGGGTTGCCCATTATTTTGACTACATCTTTAGCAGCTAGCCTTGTACCAGCTGTATCGGAAGCGCATGCCCAAGGTGATGTGCATCGTATTGTGCAGCGCGCTGGAACAGCCATTAAAATTGCAAATATCTTTACTATTCCAGCCTGTATCGGCCTCTGTGTGTTGGCGACACCTATATCTAAACTGATATATGCAACGCCTCATGCAGGTCCTGTTATTGCTGTTATTAGCTTGAGCATTATATTCTTAGGTTGGCAACAGATTACAGCAGGCATCTTGCAAGGGTTAGGCAGAACTGTTATTCCTATGATAGCCATTTTTATTGGTTTGTTGGCTAAGACCTTCTTAGACTATGAATTGACAGGTACTATTGAGCTAGGCATTAATGGTGCTGCATGGGCAACGAATTTGAATTTTGCCATTGCGGCACTCATAAACTATATATTTGTTAAAAAATATGTAGGATCTGTACTTAATAAATTAGAGCTATTAAAAATTGTAGTGTCTGCCATGGCTATGGGCGGTGCTACACAGGTAGTGTATGTGACTACTGTAGAGTTATTCGGCAATGGTGGTGCAGTGGCAGCGGCTATTATTGTGGCTGTATTTGTATATGGTTTATCCTTATGGTTAACAAAGGCCGTTGTAAAAGCTGATATGTATCATTTCCCTGTTATAGGCAAGCGCTTACAAGCTCGCCGAGATAAGGAGGAGGCTAAACTATATGAAGAACAATACTGA
- the mazG gene encoding nucleoside triphosphate pyrophosphohydrolase: MKNNTDKPVSVQPLVDVVKALRAPNGCPWDQKQTHESLRRYFIEETYEVVDAIDNKDMANLREELGDVLLQVVFHSQLAEEAGQFTLEDVINDVTQKMIRRHPHVFDPENNEKSYSWDELKAQEKKNIQKSVLDGVSKSLPALVAAYKLQEKAAKLGFDWDELDPVWAKVSEEMDEFKEAIAQKDRENMEKEAGDVLFSLINLLRWYKISGENALNRTNTKFRQRFLHVEACVNQSDRSWEDFSLAELDAFWEEAKVQEK, from the coding sequence ATGAAGAACAATACTGATAAGCCTGTATCGGTACAACCATTAGTAGATGTAGTAAAAGCCTTGCGAGCTCCTAATGGTTGCCCTTGGGATCAAAAACAGACTCATGAATCATTGCGTCGATATTTCATTGAAGAAACTTATGAAGTAGTAGATGCTATCGATAATAAAGATATGGCTAATCTTCGCGAAGAACTAGGTGATGTATTATTACAAGTTGTCTTTCACAGTCAATTAGCTGAAGAAGCTGGTCAGTTTACATTAGAAGATGTAATTAATGATGTGACTCAGAAGATGATTCGCCGTCATCCCCATGTTTTTGACCCTGAAAATAATGAAAAATCATACAGTTGGGACGAATTAAAGGCACAAGAAAAGAAAAATATACAAAAATCTGTATTAGATGGTGTATCTAAAAGTTTACCTGCTTTAGTGGCGGCTTATAAGTTGCAAGAAAAGGCTGCGAAGCTAGGTTTTGACTGGGATGAGCTCGATCCGGTTTGGGCGAAAGTTTCGGAAGAAATGGATGAATTTAAGGAGGCTATTGCCCAAAAAGATAGAGAAAATATGGAAAAAGAAGCGGGAGATGTGCTTTTTTCCTTGATTAATCTATTAAGATGGTATAAAATAAGCGGTGAAAATGCACTAAATCGCACAAACACAAAGTTCCGACAGCGTTTTTTACATGTAGAAGCTTGTGTTAACCAAAGCGATCGCTCATGGGAAGACTTTTCATTAGCTGAGCTGGATGCTTTTTGGGAGGAGGCTAAAGTGCAGGAAAAGTAG
- a CDS encoding HU family DNA-binding protein has product MNKTELIASVAQKTELTKKDAEKAVKAVFDTVAEELAAGGKVQVIGFGTFEVRERAAREGRNPQNGKTITIAASKSPAFKAGKGLKEQVNAAKAKKRKK; this is encoded by the coding sequence ATGAACAAAACAGAATTAATCGCAAGTGTTGCACAAAAAACTGAATTAACTAAAAAAGACGCTGAAAAAGCGGTAAAAGCTGTATTTGACACAGTTGCTGAAGAATTAGCTGCTGGCGGTAAAGTACAAGTTATCGGCTTCGGTACATTCGAAGTTCGTGAACGCGCAGCTCGTGAAGGCCGTAACCCACAAAACGGTAAAACTATCACAATCGCAGCTTCCAAATCCCCTGCATTCAAAGCTGGTAAAGGTTTGAAAGAACAAGTTAACGCTGCAAAAGCTAAAAAACGCAAAAAATAA
- a CDS encoding MGDG synthase family glycosyltransferase, which translates to MNNERSRKVLIVSASIGTGHMQAARAIEEYWKEKEPQASITHVDFLDTETMSVEHLIKGTYIKMIDVFPMLYDMIYRVSKGEKRGTILQTALSYLLKSRMLKLVQQEEPDVMVFTHPFPCGAASILKRQGHIDVPLVAIMTDFSSHQFWLYPQIDTYYVATESMVDEMVSSGIDASRIHVSGIPVRRAFFRDAIEEYSLEEPIKVLVMGGGLGLGSLETALKHLDEVNGIDEITVVAGQNTSLYESLVTLSESMRTKTIVYGYTTNISELMKSSSLLVTKPGALTCMEAVTIGLPMVFFNAIPGQEEANAELLEQRGCARWARDIHNLEDVVTALLINSPRLQQMSERAREWHVDGAANIVNSLIEILDATDTGESVELVKAEESIN; encoded by the coding sequence ATGAATAACGAAAGATCACGGAAGGTTCTCATCGTGTCCGCTTCTATTGGGACAGGACATATGCAGGCCGCCAGAGCCATAGAAGAATATTGGAAAGAGAAAGAGCCACAAGCGTCCATAACGCATGTAGACTTTCTTGATACAGAAACCATGTCTGTAGAGCATTTGATCAAGGGCACATATATTAAGATGATTGACGTATTTCCTATGCTATATGATATGATTTATCGCGTATCAAAAGGGGAAAAACGAGGTACGATTTTACAAACTGCATTGTCATACCTATTGAAAAGCCGCATGCTTAAGTTGGTGCAACAAGAAGAACCAGATGTGATGGTATTTACTCATCCATTCCCATGTGGTGCAGCGTCTATCTTAAAACGTCAAGGTCATATCGATGTACCATTAGTGGCTATCATGACGGACTTTAGTAGTCATCAATTTTGGCTATATCCACAAATTGATACATACTATGTAGCTACTGAATCGATGGTAGATGAAATGGTATCGTCTGGTATCGATGCCTCACGTATCCATGTATCAGGGATTCCAGTGCGTCGTGCCTTCTTCCGTGATGCTATTGAAGAATATAGCTTAGAGGAACCCATAAAAGTGCTCGTTATGGGTGGGGGCCTTGGATTGGGTTCTCTAGAAACGGCATTAAAACACTTAGATGAAGTTAATGGCATTGATGAAATTACTGTTGTAGCCGGTCAAAATACATCTCTTTATGAATCCTTAGTTACCCTTAGTGAATCTATGCGTACTAAGACTATTGTGTATGGATATACTACGAATATTTCGGAGCTTATGAAATCCTCTTCCTTGCTGGTAACAAAGCCTGGTGCATTAACCTGTATGGAGGCTGTTACAATTGGTTTACCTATGGTGTTCTTTAATGCTATTCCAGGGCAAGAAGAGGCTAATGCAGAGCTATTAGAACAACGAGGTTGTGCTCGTTGGGCTCGTGATATTCATAACTTAGAAGATGTTGTGACAGCCCTTCTTATCAATTCACCACGACTTCAACAGATGTCTGAGCGCGCTCGTGAATGGCATGTTGATGGTGCAGCGAATATCGTAAATAGCTTAATTGAAATTCTAGATGCTACTGATACGGGCGAATCTGTTGAACTAGTAAAGGCGGAAGAGTCTATTAACTAA
- a CDS encoding ABC-F family ATP-binding cassette domain-containing protein, with protein MNVISLQNIEKSYGTRLLFKDVNITFTTDKRLGLVGINGTGKSTFLKILAAQMEPDKGSIERNGKASIHYLAQTPEFDPESTLLEAVLDGDHPRLRMVQSFERISREYREMQESGSEDSKISRNYMNALEQMDQQDGWQVEQEARIILTKLGFPEMDQKVAMLSGGQKRRLALGQALLYPCDLLLLDEPTNHLDEDSIDWLESYLSARQGGLLISTHDRYFLDSVCNGILELSNRRMYQYDGNYEEFIALKADREAREAATEEKRRQFLKREIEWVRRGALARTTKQKARLDRYEKLKNMEKTRRPDQMDSIALKTRLGKTIFDIEHLEFYFGERPMIKDFTYHVVRHDRIGIVGPNGVGKSTFMNILDGTYEPTNGTIGKGETVRIAHFKQELPEFDEDMRVLDYIREDHSYMVLGDGSTLSAGQILERFLFTPELHGVPIRKLSGGERRRLYLLKLLMSAPNVLLLDEPTNDLDIPTLEVLEDFLDSFSGVIITVCHDRYFLDRVVDKLFVFSGDGQIEIVHGSYSDYKDSLDESSGGKRPFYMANTDTSIASKTDKTNKSETSTGSDDSSLSTSVDGSDSNMATFGEDTFKETPKKGLNKAEEAEYANIMDELPKLEHLVKGLDVMISQVATDYEKMQSLMAEREETQSQIDALTERWMELEERL; from the coding sequence ATGAACGTTATTAGTTTACAAAATATAGAAAAATCATATGGCACACGACTGCTGTTTAAAGATGTGAATATTACTTTCACCACAGACAAACGGCTAGGTCTTGTAGGGATTAATGGGACGGGTAAGTCTACATTCCTAAAAATTTTGGCAGCACAAATGGAGCCTGATAAGGGTAGCATTGAGCGGAATGGTAAGGCGAGTATTCATTATTTGGCTCAAACCCCAGAGTTTGATCCAGAATCAACTTTGCTAGAAGCTGTTCTTGATGGAGACCATCCTCGTTTGCGGATGGTGCAATCTTTTGAACGCATTAGTCGTGAATATCGTGAAATGCAAGAGTCTGGTAGCGAGGATAGTAAAATATCGCGTAACTATATGAATGCGTTAGAACAAATGGATCAACAAGATGGATGGCAGGTAGAGCAAGAGGCTCGTATTATTTTAACTAAATTAGGCTTTCCTGAGATGGATCAAAAAGTGGCTATGTTATCTGGTGGTCAAAAGCGTCGTCTCGCGTTAGGACAGGCATTATTATATCCTTGTGACCTATTATTGTTAGACGAACCGACAAACCATTTAGATGAAGATAGTATCGACTGGCTTGAGTCCTACTTAAGTGCTCGCCAAGGAGGCCTATTAATCAGTACTCATGATAGATATTTCCTGGACTCTGTATGTAATGGAATTTTAGAGCTTTCTAATCGTCGTATGTATCAATATGACGGTAATTACGAAGAATTTATTGCCTTGAAGGCTGATCGAGAGGCTCGCGAGGCCGCTACGGAAGAGAAACGCCGTCAGTTCTTGAAACGAGAAATCGAATGGGTACGTCGTGGGGCTTTGGCGAGAACGACGAAACAAAAGGCTCGTTTAGACCGCTATGAAAAACTTAAGAATATGGAGAAAACTAGACGTCCCGATCAAATGGATTCCATTGCTTTAAAAACGCGTTTAGGGAAAACCATTTTTGATATTGAACATTTAGAGTTCTACTTTGGTGAGCGCCCTATGATTAAGGATTTTACCTACCATGTAGTGCGTCATGATCGTATTGGTATTGTAGGCCCTAATGGTGTTGGCAAGTCTACCTTTATGAATATTCTTGATGGAACCTATGAACCTACAAACGGTACTATTGGTAAGGGCGAGACCGTTCGCATTGCCCATTTCAAACAAGAACTACCAGAGTTTGATGAAGATATGCGTGTTCTTGATTATATTCGCGAAGATCATTCCTATATGGTTCTGGGCGATGGTTCTACGTTGAGTGCTGGTCAGATTCTTGAACGATTCCTTTTCACACCAGAGCTACATGGTGTGCCGATTCGTAAGCTTTCAGGCGGTGAACGACGTCGCTTATATCTATTGAAATTGCTTATGAGCGCTCCTAATGTTTTATTACTAGATGAACCGACCAATGATCTTGATATTCCTACATTAGAGGTGCTAGAGGACTTCCTTGATTCCTTTAGTGGGGTCATTATCACAGTGTGCCATGATCGTTACTTCTTAGACCGTGTTGTGGACAAACTCTTTGTTTTTAGTGGTGATGGTCAAATTGAAATTGTTCACGGCTCCTATTCCGATTACAAGGATTCTTTAGATGAAAGTAGTGGTGGAAAGCGCCCATTCTACATGGCTAATACTGATACATCTATTGCTTCTAAAACTGATAAAACTAACAAATCTGAAACTAGTACTGGATCTGATGATTCATCATTAAGTACTTCGGTAGATGGTAGTGATAGTAATATGGCTACATTTGGGGAAGATACTTTTAAAGAAACACCGAAGAAGGGACTCAATAAAGCGGAAGAAGCAGAGTATGCTAACATTATGGATGAGTTACCTAAATTAGAGCATTTAGTAAAGGGGCTCGATGTCATGATTAGTCAAGTTGCTACTGATTATGAAAAGATGCAATCCTTGATGGCTGAGCGAGAAGAGACTCAATCCCAAATAGATGCGCTCACAGAACGGTGGATGGAATTAGAAGAACGCCTATAA